Genomic DNA from Pseudomonas fitomaticsae:
CAACCCCGCGAGCAACAACAGCAGTGAAGGGAGGAAATGACTGAAACGTACAGCGGAAGAACGCGGCAAGGGTAAAAGCTCCGACCCGTCATGGCAAAGAGATGGCATTGTGCCTGCAATGTGGCCAGTTAAGCACACACAATGTGATCCAGATCACAGGCTGTCTCTTTAACGGCCGAAATCGGCGGTTGCTGAGGGATTCAGTCAGGTTTTTTGCGCAATGGCCGCTAGACGGCCACCATGGCCATCATTCTTGATGGCCATGGTGTGTTTTTCTGCTCAGAGATCGTTGTAGAACGGCTGCAATGGCCCCTCTGCCGCCGGCCTGCCTTCAGCACCGTAAGGCTTGAGATTGAGCGATGCATCCATCGCCTGACGGGTCGTGACTTTCGGACTGGCCGGGCGCTGGGTCACGGCATTCTCGTCGCCGATGTGGCCCTGCGGGATCACCAGCGACGGATGATCGAACGGTGCACGCTCCCAGGCTACGCGCGGATCGGTCAGGCCGACTTCCATGAATTTCACCACGGCATCGATTTCCGCAGGCGTCAGGTTCAGCGCCGTCATGTCCGGGTCGAGGTTGGAAGTGTTGTGCTGGTTCACCGCCGGGTGCTCGAAGCCGCTGGTGTTGTTGGCGTCTTCGCCGCGCCGGTCACCGCCACGGTTGTAGAACTCCATCACCTGCTTGAGCGTCGAGCGGCTGCCGTTGTGGAAGTACGGCCCGGTCAGGGCGATGTTGCGCAGGGTCGGGGTTTTGAACGCACCATCGACAGAATCGCGGAAACCGACATTCGGCTTAAGCGTGGCATCGCACGGAATCGCCGCACTCAATGGCGCTTCGAACGTGCAGACATCGACGTCCAGCGGATCCACCGAACGGCCGCCCTGCAACACGGTGTTGTACTGCCGGGTGAACGACCAAGGATTGCCCCACGCATCCGCGCCGCCGAGGGCGAGGTCCTCCGAAGTCGGGCGCACACCGGTGTTGTAGAAGCCGTTGTCGTAAAGGGTGGTCAGGTTGTCGGCCATCACCATGCGCTCGATGCGTTCGCGCGGATGCATCAGCAGGCGGCTGGCGGCGTTGGTCAGCTCCGGTCCGCCGTGGCAATTGACGCATTTGCCCTTGCCGAGAAACAGGTTCATGCCCTCCACCTGTTGCGCATTCATCGCCGTGTGATCGCCTTGCAGGTAGGCATCGATCGGCGCCTGATCGGAGACCAGCGTGGCCTCATACATCTGGATCGCCAGACCGAAGAACAGCGGGAAGTTGGCCTCCATCTGGGTGTAAGGCGCGCCGCCCACCAGAACGTTTTGCGTGGCGTTCCACAGGCGGGGCTGGAAGGCGTTTTTGATCAGCTCGCGATAGGTCGGTCGCCGTGCGCCGGACACCGAAGCCAGCACCGAGTCGGTGGACGAGATCCGCTGCTGCTTGAGCATCAACGTGTCGAGCATCCTGCGGCCGATGTCGGCAAAGGTGCGGCCACCGCAGGACATTTCCACCGGGCTGCCGGGCGGGCCGACGGCTTGCGAGGCGGCAGACGCATCGTTGAGCGCCAGCCGGACTTTGGTGGCGACCGTGCTGCGTTCGCTGGTCACGTAAATCCCGGCATCCGGGTCGCGATTGCCGAACGGCGAGAAACCGTTGAAGACGTTGTTGGCCCGACCGTCCCAGAAGTTGCGCACGTTGAACGCGGCGTTGATCACCGATGGCGCGTTGCGCCCGGTGCTGCGTCGAACGTTGATGCCGCCGACCTGAAACAGGCCGTCCGGCTGCTGGGTGCATTTGTCGAAACGCGGCTGATTGGGTTTGACAAAGTTGGCGTCGAACACGCCTTGCGAGCCGACCACATCGTCCGTCGAGTACACGATGGGCGAGTTGCGTTCCAGGGGATTGCTCAGCACGTGGGTCGGGAAGTCGGTTTTCTTCAGCGTGTAGTTCGGTCCGCCCTTGCCGCCGGACAACGTCGCGTAGGACGCCACGTCACCGGGAATGTCCGACGCCACAAACGGTTTGTTGAAGATCGACGCGACGTTGGCGTTGGTGTGCGCCTGGCCGGGGTTGAGCTGGTTGGTGATGCGGTGGTCGACACCGGCGTGATAGTGGC
This window encodes:
- a CDS encoding cytochrome-c peroxidase gives rise to the protein MNISRIARLTFWLPVALSVHSAWAADPAEVDPPVPEVPSLQSLRGMVPPDPSGTEGGRKVDLMTDYVLNRQAAILLGKALFWDMEIGSDGSTACASCHYHAGVDHRITNQLNPGQAHTNANVASIFNKPFVASDIPGDVASYATLSGGKGGPNYTLKKTDFPTHVLSNPLERNSPIVYSTDDVVGSQGVFDANFVKPNQPRFDKCTQQPDGLFQVGGINVRRSTGRNAPSVINAAFNVRNFWDGRANNVFNGFSPFGNRDPDAGIYVTSERSTVATKVRLALNDASAASQAVGPPGSPVEMSCGGRTFADIGRRMLDTLMLKQQRISSTDSVLASVSGARRPTYRELIKNAFQPRLWNATQNVLVGGAPYTQMEANFPLFFGLAIQMYEATLVSDQAPIDAYLQGDHTAMNAQQVEGMNLFLGKGKCVNCHGGPELTNAASRLLMHPRERIERMVMADNLTTLYDNGFYNTGVRPTSEDLALGGADAWGNPWSFTRQYNTVLQGGRSVDPLDVDVCTFEAPLSAAIPCDATLKPNVGFRDSVDGAFKTPTLRNIALTGPYFHNGSRSTLKQVMEFYNRGGDRRGEDANNTSGFEHPAVNQHNTSNLDPDMTALNLTPAEIDAVVKFMEVGLTDPRVAWERAPFDHPSLVIPQGHIGDENAVTQRPASPKVTTRQAMDASLNLKPYGAEGRPAAEGPLQPFYNDL